A part of Arachis hypogaea cultivar Tifrunner chromosome 12, arahy.Tifrunner.gnm2.J5K5, whole genome shotgun sequence genomic DNA contains:
- the LOC114924924 gene encoding uncharacterized protein produces MAKQKAIALIYGDWDESYNDIPRWVLGVQLTMPGSVAVLRTSPVRVGGQDGNSNILPVAFALVEGENAESWTFFLSHLREHVTPQPGLLVISDRHNGIKAALKAPDGDPAMCDWANRIDYSLWTQHRDEGRRFGHMTTNISECVNSILKGVRNLPVASLVKATYCRLAELFVRKGREAEAQMGTGQQFKTTPTGSFSLGTYRVSLASQTCDCGYFQALHFPCQHALACCAYSRLTWTSYVHSVYQISSVFSVYRMGFTPPIPEGFWPPYDGPTVIPDPDRRRAREGRPRSTRIRTNMDEADPNRPKRCGLCRQPGHTRRCCPQVGGSSQAGRH; encoded by the exons ATGGCAAAGCAGAAGGCTATTGCCCTCATctacggtgactgggatgagtcatacaacgaCATCCCTAGGTGGGTGTTGGGTGTCCAGCTGACGATGCCTGGAAGTGTTGCGGTCCTCAGAACGAGCCCGGTTCGAGTTGGAGGACAG gacgggaactccaacattctaccAGTCGCATTCGCCCTGGTGGAGGGTGAGAATGCAGAGTCCTGGACATTCTTTCTCTCGCACCTTCGAGAGCACGTGACCCCGCAGCccggtctgctggttatatcggacaggcaCAACGGCATCAAGGCTGCGCTTAAGGCCCCTGACGGAG acccggcgatgtgtgacTGGGCGAACCGGATTGACTACTCCTTGTGGACTCAGCATCGTGATGAGGGTcggagattcggtcacatgacgacaaACATCTCCGAGTGTGTGAATTCAATCCTCAAGGGGGTCAGAAATCTCCCTGTAGCATCCTTGGTGAAGGCAACATATTGTAGGCTTGCGGAACTCTTTGTTCGCAAGGGGAGAGAGGCTGAGGCGCAGATGGGAaccggacaacaattca AGACCACTCCGACTGGTTCTTTCTCGTTGGGTACCTACAGAGTATCGCTTGCATCGCAGACATGTGACTGCGGGTACTTCCAGGCGCTTCATTTCCCGTGTCAGCACGCACTTGCATGCTGTGCTTACTCACGGCTCACCTGGACCTCTTACGTTCATAGCGTCTATCAGATTAGCTCGGTGTTCAGTGTGTATCGGATGGGATTCACACCTCCGATCCCGGAGGGCTTCTGGCCACCTTACGACGGGCCCACGGTGATTCCGGACCCTGACAGgaggcgtgcgagagagggtcgTCCTAGATCCACAAGGATACGGACGaatatggacgaggcagatccgaaTCGGCCAAAGAGGTGCGGCCTATGTCGCCAACCCGGACACACACGACGTTGTTGCCCACAGGTTGGAGGATCGTCTCAGGCAGGACGCCATTAG